In one window of Microbacterium natoriense DNA:
- a CDS encoding chitosanase, whose protein sequence is MRQRRPLLALLAAAIVIPLSGLIATSAQAATTVSLRDPVKREIAQEIVTSAENSVLDWYNRYDYIEDIDDGRGYTGGIIGFTSGTSDMLELVERYTKKYPSNGLAKYLPALRSVDGTDSHAGLGSAYEAAWKAEGAKAAFQRAQRDLTREWYFDPSVDLGLSDKIGALGQFIYYDAAVVHGFDGMQDIRTEARKKAKTPAEGGNETTYLNAFLDARVIEMQKEAAHEDVTRIETAQRVWLRAGNLNLDTPLNWSVYGEAFSIPSNPTPRWPLDEIGGPNPTSSPTPTASPTQNPGTATLISKNKPVTASTVEATGFEAAKAVDGNATTRWASVEGVDPQWVRIDLGTGSTVNKVVLKWEAAYASKYRIETSNDGTTWTTLATEAAGNGGTDEFTNLTGTGRYLRIYGTARGTAYGYSLYEAEVYGTAGTGGGSTPTPTPTPTQTSTPTPTPTTTPGTAALISKNKPVTASTVEGTGFEAAKAVDGNATTRWSSVEGVDPQWVRIDLGTGAAVSKVVLKWEAAYASKYRIEMSADGATWSTLATEAAGNGGTDEFTNLNGTGRYLRIYGTARGTAYGYSLFEVEAYGTAGTDGGNPGGTTFRVVGAGDIAGTGCSAPSSGCQHFATATLAQSLNPAFYITMGDMAYDDGHFEDFMNNYDKSWGKFKNNTWPVPGNHESYDTDYNEETEKGDEKAYRDYFGARATPQGKMWYSYDYGNWHFIALNSNRFDEQAQIDWIKADLAASTKQCTVAYYHHPAFTSGTHGNEGVSDEVWGLMANAGVELVINGHDHDYERFAPQSATGAAAANGTVEIVAGMGGVNLTGYENVKPNSVKRVGDKYGVLQLDFTDSSVTTKLIAVGGAVADTSTITCH, encoded by the coding sequence ATGCGTCAACGTCGACCATTGCTGGCTCTGCTGGCTGCTGCGATCGTGATACCGCTCAGCGGCCTCATCGCCACCTCAGCCCAGGCAGCCACCACCGTCAGCCTGCGCGACCCGGTCAAGCGGGAGATCGCGCAGGAGATCGTCACCTCGGCCGAGAACTCGGTCCTCGACTGGTACAACCGGTACGACTACATCGAGGACATCGACGACGGGCGCGGCTACACCGGCGGCATCATCGGGTTCACCTCGGGAACGAGCGACATGCTGGAGCTCGTCGAGCGGTACACGAAGAAGTACCCGAGCAACGGGCTGGCGAAGTACCTCCCCGCGCTGCGCAGCGTCGACGGCACCGACTCGCACGCCGGTCTCGGGTCCGCGTATGAGGCGGCGTGGAAGGCGGAGGGCGCCAAAGCCGCGTTCCAGCGTGCGCAGCGCGACCTGACCCGCGAATGGTACTTCGACCCCTCGGTCGATCTCGGACTCAGCGACAAGATCGGCGCACTGGGCCAGTTCATCTACTACGACGCCGCGGTCGTGCACGGCTTCGACGGCATGCAGGACATCCGCACCGAGGCGAGGAAGAAGGCCAAGACACCGGCGGAGGGCGGCAACGAGACGACGTATCTCAACGCCTTCCTCGACGCTCGCGTCATCGAGATGCAGAAGGAGGCGGCCCACGAAGACGTCACGCGCATCGAGACGGCTCAGCGGGTGTGGCTCCGCGCGGGCAACCTCAACCTCGACACCCCGTTGAACTGGTCGGTCTACGGCGAGGCCTTCAGCATCCCGTCGAACCCGACGCCCCGCTGGCCGCTCGATGAGATCGGCGGCCCGAACCCTACGTCTTCTCCGACGCCGACGGCGTCTCCGACGCAGAACCCCGGCACGGCGACGTTGATCTCGAAGAACAAGCCGGTCACGGCGTCGACGGTCGAGGCCACGGGCTTCGAAGCCGCGAAGGCGGTCGACGGCAACGCGACCACCCGCTGGGCGAGCGTGGAGGGCGTGGACCCGCAGTGGGTGCGCATCGACCTCGGCACCGGCTCCACCGTGAACAAGGTCGTCCTGAAATGGGAAGCCGCCTACGCCTCCAAATACCGCATCGAGACCTCGAACGACGGCACCACCTGGACCACCCTCGCCACCGAAGCCGCAGGCAACGGCGGCACCGACGAGTTCACCAACCTCACCGGCACCGGCCGCTACCTCCGCATCTACGGCACCGCACGCGGCACCGCCTACGGCTACTCCCTCTACGAAGCCGAGGTCTACGGCACGGCAGGCACCGGCGGAGGCTCCACGCCGACCCCGACCCCGACACCCACGCAGACATCGACCCCTACTCCGACCCCGACCACGACGCCGGGTACCGCCGCGTTGATCTCGAAGAACAAGCCGGTCACGGCGTCGACGGTCGAGGGCACGGGCTTCGAAGCCGCGAAGGCCGTCGACGGCAACGCGACCACCCGGTGGTCGAGCGTCGAGGGCGTGGACCCGCAGTGGGTGCGCATCGACCTCGGCACCGGAGCCGCGGTCTCGAAGGTCGTGCTGAAGTGGGAGGCCGCCTATGCGAGCAAGTACCGCATCGAGATGTCGGCCGATGGCGCCACCTGGAGCACGCTCGCCACGGAAGCGGCGGGCAACGGCGGCACCGACGAGTTCACGAATCTGAACGGCACCGGCCGCTACCTGCGCATCTACGGCACCGCCCGCGGCACCGCCTACGGCTACTCGCTGTTCGAGGTCGAGGCGTACGGCACGGCCGGCACCGACGGAGGCAACCCCGGCGGCACGACGTTCCGCGTCGTCGGCGCGGGCGACATCGCGGGCACGGGCTGCTCGGCGCCCAGCTCCGGTTGCCAGCACTTCGCCACGGCGACGCTCGCACAGTCCCTGAACCCCGCCTTCTACATCACCATGGGCGACATGGCCTATGACGACGGCCACTTCGAGGACTTCATGAACAACTACGACAAGTCGTGGGGCAAGTTCAAGAACAACACCTGGCCGGTGCCCGGAAACCACGAGTCGTACGACACCGACTACAACGAGGAGACCGAGAAGGGCGACGAGAAGGCGTACCGCGACTACTTCGGCGCCCGCGCGACCCCGCAGGGCAAGATGTGGTACAGCTACGACTACGGCAACTGGCACTTCATCGCGCTGAACTCCAACCGCTTCGACGAGCAGGCGCAGATCGACTGGATCAAGGCCGATCTCGCCGCCAGCACCAAGCAGTGCACCGTGGCGTACTACCACCACCCCGCCTTCACCTCCGGCACCCACGGCAACGAGGGCGTCTCAGATGAGGTCTGGGGACTCATGGCGAACGCGGGCGTCGAACTGGTCATCAACGGCCACGATCACGACTACGAGCGCTTCGCTCCGCAGTCGGCGACGGGTGCGGCAGCGGCGAACGGCACGGTCGAGATCGTCGCCGGCATGGGCGGCGTGAACCTGACCGGCTACGAGAACGTCAAGCCGAACAGCGTCAAGCGCGTGGGTGACAAGTACGGCGTGCTGCAGCTCGACTTCACCGACTCCTCGGTGACGACGAAGCTCATCGCCGTGGGCGGTGCAGTGGCCGACACCAGCACGATCACCTGCCACTGA
- a CDS encoding MFS transporter — protein sequence MYLAGSKARQDEGGAAVHPQVGRRAAGVGSTAIALGVVSLLTDLSSEMVTAVLPLYLVIGLGMTPLAFGFLDGLYNGVTAFVRLLGGHVADRWSQHKLVAGIGYGLSAVCKPFLLLAGASTVALSATLAVDRIGKGIRTAPRDALISLSVDDAHQGRAFGVHRAMDTAGALLGPLAAFGLLWMLADAFDAVFIVSFCVASLGVLVLIAFVPGRSSMPVGAPRPTLRETVRILGEPVFRRLLIAATILGLATVGDGFLYLGLQERLQLDAAFFPLLPLGSALVYLLLAVPMGRLADRIGRRLPFLLGNLALIGAYSTLLLPIDGPFLLVLMLALLGVFYAATDGVLMALAGPRIPRERRAGGMALLQTGQATGRLFAAIMFGAAWTFWGMTAAFAAAALALLAVLIAAAVLIRPDRHPAEELA from the coding sequence ATGTATCTCGCCGGCAGCAAAGCGCGGCAGGACGAAGGCGGCGCGGCGGTCCACCCTCAGGTGGGCCGCCGCGCGGCCGGAGTCGGCAGCACCGCGATCGCACTCGGAGTCGTGAGCCTGCTCACGGATCTCTCCTCGGAGATGGTCACGGCGGTACTCCCGCTGTACCTCGTCATCGGGCTGGGCATGACCCCGCTCGCCTTCGGTTTCCTCGATGGTCTGTACAACGGCGTCACGGCCTTCGTGCGCCTGCTCGGCGGACACGTCGCCGACCGCTGGTCGCAGCACAAGCTCGTGGCCGGCATCGGCTACGGACTGTCCGCGGTCTGCAAGCCGTTCCTCCTGCTCGCGGGAGCCTCGACCGTGGCGCTGTCCGCGACCCTCGCGGTCGACAGGATCGGAAAAGGCATCCGTACCGCTCCACGCGACGCACTGATCTCCCTCTCCGTCGACGACGCGCACCAGGGGCGGGCCTTCGGCGTGCACCGCGCGATGGACACCGCGGGTGCGCTGCTGGGTCCACTCGCCGCGTTCGGACTGCTGTGGATGCTGGCGGATGCCTTCGACGCGGTCTTCATCGTCAGCTTCTGCGTCGCGAGCCTGGGCGTGCTGGTGCTGATCGCCTTCGTGCCCGGTCGCAGTTCCATGCCCGTCGGTGCTCCCCGGCCCACGTTGCGCGAGACCGTGCGGATCCTGGGCGAGCCGGTCTTCCGCCGGCTCCTGATCGCGGCCACGATCCTGGGCCTCGCGACGGTCGGCGACGGTTTCCTCTACCTCGGTCTCCAGGAGCGCTTGCAGCTGGATGCCGCGTTCTTCCCGCTGCTTCCGCTCGGCAGCGCTCTGGTCTATCTCCTGCTGGCTGTGCCGATGGGGCGTCTAGCCGATCGGATCGGCCGGAGACTGCCGTTCCTGCTCGGCAACCTCGCCCTGATCGGCGCGTACTCGACACTGCTGCTGCCTATCGACGGTCCGTTCCTGCTGGTGCTGATGCTCGCGCTGCTGGGCGTCTTCTACGCGGCGACGGACGGCGTGCTGATGGCGCTCGCGGGTCCCCGTATTCCCCGCGAGCGGCGCGCGGGAGGCATGGCCCTGCTGCAGACCGGTCAGGCGACCGGTCGACTGTTCGCGGCGATCATGTTCGGCGCGGCGTGGACGTTCTGGGGCATGACGGCCGCATTCGCCGCCGCTGCACTCGCGCTCCTCGCGGTGCTGATCGCGGCCGCGGTGCTGATCCGTCCCGATCGCCACCCTGCGGAGGAGCTCGCGTGA
- a CDS encoding sugar ABC transporter permease, whose translation MSTARTVTNEQLLAPRKRSFGQWFADTGWRHLVAIVVSAFALFPLLYVLSASLNPRGTLTGSNQLFSAIGIDSYVRILSDPQNPYGLWFLNTLLIAVITGASTVFIGALAAYAFSRMRFTGRRVGLVTIVVVQMFPQLLAVVAIFLLMTTLGDWFPAIGLNTHTGLILVYLGGALGVNTYLMYGFFNTLPIELDEAARIDGAGHARIFFTMILPLVAPILAVVALLSFIGTVNEYVIASIMLVDVDKQTLVVGLTKLVANPRYADWSAFSAGAVMAAVPVMILFLFLQKYIVGGLTAGATKG comes from the coding sequence ATGAGCACCGCCCGCACCGTCACGAACGAGCAGCTCCTCGCCCCGCGCAAGCGCAGTTTCGGACAGTGGTTCGCCGACACCGGATGGCGTCACCTCGTCGCCATCGTGGTCAGCGCGTTCGCGCTGTTCCCCCTGCTGTACGTGCTGTCGGCCTCGCTGAACCCGCGGGGCACGTTGACCGGGTCGAACCAGCTGTTCTCGGCCATCGGCATCGACAGCTACGTGCGCATCCTCAGCGACCCGCAGAACCCCTACGGCCTGTGGTTCCTGAACACGCTCCTGATCGCGGTGATCACGGGTGCGTCGACCGTGTTCATCGGCGCGCTTGCCGCCTACGCGTTCTCGCGCATGCGGTTCACGGGCCGTCGTGTCGGACTCGTGACGATCGTCGTCGTGCAGATGTTCCCGCAGCTGCTCGCGGTCGTGGCGATCTTCCTGCTCATGACCACGCTGGGCGACTGGTTCCCGGCCATCGGCCTGAACACGCACACCGGCCTCATCCTCGTGTACCTCGGTGGAGCGCTGGGCGTGAACACCTACCTGATGTACGGCTTCTTCAACACGCTGCCGATCGAGCTCGACGAGGCGGCGCGCATCGACGGTGCGGGTCACGCGCGCATCTTCTTCACGATGATCCTGCCGCTGGTCGCTCCGATCCTGGCGGTCGTGGCGCTGCTGTCGTTCATCGGAACCGTGAACGAGTACGTGATCGCGAGCATCATGCTCGTCGACGTCGACAAGCAGACCCTTGTGGTCGGGCTCACGAAGCTCGTCGCGAACCCGCGTTACGCGGACTGGTCGGCGTTCTCGGCCGGCGCGGTGATGGCGGCCGTCCCGGTCATGATCCTGTTCCTGTTCCTGCAGAAGTACATCGTCGGCGGGCTGACCGCCGGCGCGACCAAGGGCTGA
- a CDS encoding TolB family protein, with product MTSMRKRVVLVGAAALVLAGVGIGYSLYAVARSGDRVHAAGDVVPATDHGLYVRDSEGSVVLQDGGGAPGRTGTGLECNRFYAAGDTAVCVSVEGSLKPTTKVEVLDADLTPTETFTYSGVPTRARVSPSGRMVAWTVFVTGDNYAGTNFSTRTGIYDRDTGRIVDSLEGIPLYIDGERVHRVDVNYWGVTFAEDDDTFFATVSTAGTTYLVEGDVSEWSATALRENVECPSLSPDGTRIVFKKRVNDSVDDPWRLYVLDLATMQETPLAEDRNVDDQAAWIDDDTVAYGVDGGVWSVSADGAGQPELIAEDASSPAMVHD from the coding sequence GTGACATCGATGAGGAAGCGCGTCGTGCTCGTGGGCGCCGCGGCGCTCGTGCTCGCCGGCGTCGGGATCGGCTACTCGCTCTACGCCGTGGCCCGCAGCGGAGACAGGGTGCACGCCGCCGGAGACGTCGTGCCTGCGACCGACCACGGACTCTATGTCCGTGATTCCGAGGGCTCCGTCGTGCTGCAGGACGGAGGCGGAGCCCCGGGGCGCACGGGAACGGGACTCGAATGCAATCGCTTCTACGCGGCTGGTGACACCGCGGTGTGCGTGAGCGTCGAGGGCAGCCTGAAGCCGACGACCAAGGTCGAGGTGCTCGACGCCGATCTCACGCCGACCGAGACCTTCACGTACAGCGGCGTGCCGACGCGTGCTCGCGTCTCGCCCTCGGGCCGGATGGTGGCCTGGACCGTCTTCGTCACGGGCGACAACTACGCCGGCACGAACTTCTCTACGCGGACCGGCATCTACGACCGTGACACCGGACGAATCGTCGATTCCCTCGAGGGCATCCCGCTCTACATCGACGGTGAGCGCGTGCACCGCGTCGACGTCAACTACTGGGGTGTGACGTTCGCGGAAGACGACGACACCTTCTTCGCGACGGTCTCCACGGCGGGGACCACGTACCTCGTCGAGGGCGACGTGAGCGAGTGGTCTGCCACCGCCCTGCGTGAGAATGTCGAGTGTCCGTCGCTGTCGCCCGACGGCACGAGGATCGTCTTCAAGAAGCGTGTGAACGACAGCGTCGATGATCCGTGGCGGCTGTACGTGCTGGATCTCGCGACCATGCAGGAGACGCCGCTTGCCGAGGACCGCAACGTCGACGATCAGGCCGCGTGGATCGACGACGACACCGTCGCCTACGGCGTCGACGGGGGAGTGTGGTCGGTGTCCGCCGACGGCGCCGGGCAGCCGGAGCTGATCGCCGAGGACGCCTCGTCGCCCGCGATGGTGCACGACTGA
- a CDS encoding ROK family transcriptional regulator translates to MPTPPTGTSVVRAINARAALRLLLDRGPLSRPEIAALLAVSKPTASHLLTQLRESGLVKSDGNRDGAVGRAAELFSANETAAYAAAMDVTPERTEAVVIDFAGSVIGAFSLDTQDGVEVDPAAQVQRALTGACADAGIAATAVRRVVIGIQGAIDPTSDRLRFAAHLPGWQRPGLTVALQDSVGAPVDIENDVNLVAIAERAHGVATRDDSFVELWVSDGIGMGLMFGGRVHRGLTGGAGEIAELPVPGAPVPQETNEFGASGMQALAGAPALGRVLAEHGFSADTAVQAMTEAVAAGGDGAASALDEIASRLALGLSAVVAIVDPDLIVLAGDIALAGGERLRSLVQHHLHATVVARPPVLLSSLDGNPVLDGALRLVLERVQDEVLDTVSGGQSKPAGDD, encoded by the coding sequence GTGCCCACTCCCCCGACCGGAACCAGCGTCGTCCGAGCCATCAACGCCCGTGCCGCCCTGCGGCTGCTTCTCGACCGCGGTCCCTTGAGCCGTCCCGAGATCGCGGCCCTGCTCGCGGTGTCGAAGCCCACGGCCTCGCACCTGCTGACACAGCTCCGCGAGAGCGGCCTCGTCAAGAGCGACGGCAATCGCGACGGGGCCGTCGGACGCGCGGCCGAACTGTTCAGCGCGAACGAGACCGCGGCGTACGCCGCCGCCATGGATGTCACTCCGGAGCGCACGGAGGCCGTCGTGATCGACTTCGCGGGCTCGGTGATCGGCGCTTTCTCCCTCGACACGCAGGACGGTGTCGAGGTCGACCCCGCCGCGCAGGTGCAGCGCGCCTTGACCGGCGCGTGCGCGGATGCCGGCATCGCCGCAACCGCTGTCCGCAGAGTCGTTATCGGCATCCAGGGCGCGATCGATCCGACATCCGACCGCCTGCGCTTCGCCGCGCATCTGCCCGGTTGGCAGCGGCCGGGACTCACCGTCGCCCTGCAGGACAGCGTCGGCGCTCCCGTCGACATCGAGAACGATGTGAACCTCGTCGCGATCGCCGAACGTGCGCACGGTGTCGCGACCCGCGACGACAGCTTCGTCGAACTGTGGGTGTCGGACGGCATCGGCATGGGGCTGATGTTCGGAGGACGCGTTCATCGCGGCCTCACGGGCGGGGCCGGCGAGATCGCCGAGCTGCCGGTGCCCGGCGCGCCCGTGCCGCAGGAGACGAACGAGTTCGGGGCGAGCGGCATGCAGGCGCTCGCCGGCGCACCTGCGCTCGGCCGCGTGCTGGCCGAGCACGGGTTCTCGGCCGACACTGCGGTCCAGGCCATGACAGAGGCGGTCGCCGCCGGCGGCGACGGCGCAGCATCCGCCCTCGACGAGATCGCCTCGCGGCTGGCACTCGGCCTCTCGGCGGTCGTCGCGATCGTGGATCCCGATCTCATCGTGCTCGCCGGCGACATCGCGCTGGCCGGCGGCGAGCGGCTGCGCAGCCTGGTGCAGCATCACCTGCACGCGACCGTCGTCGCCCGCCCTCCGGTGCTGCTGTCGAGCCTGGACGGCAACCCGGTGCTCGACGGCGCATTGCGACTCGTGCTCGAGCGCGTGCAGGACGAGGTTCTCGACACCGTCAGCGGCGGCCAGTCGAAGCCGGCGGGCGACGACTGA